In Vespa velutina chromosome 14, iVesVel2.1, whole genome shotgun sequence, one DNA window encodes the following:
- the LOC124953987 gene encoding signal recognition particle 14 kDa protein, with protein MVFLENDAFLVELTRLFDKSRLSGSVMLTIKRFNGHNKPIPRKGRPPLSTPSEFLCLVRATFRSKKISTIIHSKDVNKFQQAYWNLLKTNINGLKKLKKVKSAKPKVH; from the exons ATGGTTTTTTTGGAAAATGACGCg tTCTTAGTGGAGCTCACaagattatttgataaatcaaGGTTATCTGGCTCTGTAATGCTCACTATTAAAAGGT TTAATGGACACAATAAACCTATACCTAGAAAGGGAAGACCACCATTATCAACGCCAAGTGAATTTCTTTGTCTTGTGCGAGCTACCTTTCGCagcaaaaaaatttcaaccATT ATACATTCCAAAGACGTGAATAAGTTCCAGCAGGCATATTGGaatcttttaaaaacaaatataaatggcctgaaaaagttaaaaaaagtaaaatcagCAAAACCTaaagttcattaa